From Macrobrachium nipponense isolate FS-2020 chromosome 6, ASM1510439v2, whole genome shotgun sequence, a single genomic window includes:
- the LOC135216311 gene encoding uncharacterized protein LOC135216311: MQPQPSQGEVSSLRPSHHLNYLKLSQLPLSPGAQIRVWNQQSHPHQVEGFQFPVPPPSETPFKQIRVMEGTIKPSPPPVPSSSPPSELPQKQIRVPEQVNHPPPPVPPHHLNSLKQSTVPIVPPGAPNKGDFKNKVNGTSNLTPPTSPQFRPLSPMELTNKGMEPATLHPQPGDVFPVPSSSHQLKLPSKHSPSSHCPQPGAQIKGMETRQNLNPHQELKIKGYGKPSNLTKPPPPGEVSQSQSLTPPIWKLPQNSPQVPPSGSQGVHKIKGNGTSKPHPPTRWGFPGFQSPVPPHPSELPQTVNSSHCFPGAQNKGIGKPATPHLPQPGEVFQSLVPSQHHMNLPKPQTSQFPLYPMEVIQIRVMEPATSPPPGEVSSPSPSHHLNSLKQSQFPLSPGAQNTRVMETPATSPPPGEVFPVPSPLTHHLEPPSNSHSSHCPPGAQNKGMEPATSPPPRVGGSTSPTSPSHHILNSLQTVTVSHCSPSPPEELK, from the exons ATGCAACCTCAACCCTCACAAGGTGAGGTTTCCAGTCTCAGGCCCTCCCACCATCTGAACTACCTGAAACTGTCACAGCTCCCATTGTCCCCAGGAGCTCAAATAAGGGTATGGAACCAGCAATCTCACCCCCACCAG GTTGAGGGTTTCCAGTTCCCAGTCCCTCCACCATCTGAAACTCCCTTcaaacaaataagggttatggaagGAACCATCAAACCTTCACCCCCACCAG TACCCAGTTCCTCACCACCATCTGAACTCCCTCAGAAACAAATAAGGGTACCGGAACAAGTAAACCATCCACCCCCACCAG TTCCTCCCCACCATCTGAACTCCCTCAAACAGTCCACAGTTCCCATTGTCCCACCAGGAGCTCCAAATAAGG GAGACTTCAAAAATAAGGTTAATGGAACCAGCAACCTCACACCCCCAACCAG TCCACAGTTCCGCCCATTGTCCCCCATGGAGCTCACAAATAAGGGTATGGAACCAGCAACCCTACACCCCCAACCAGGTGATGTTTTTCCAGTCCCCAGTTCCTCCCACCAGCTGAAACTCCCTTCAAAACACAGTCCCAGTTCCCATTGTCCCCAGCCAGGAGCTCAAATAAAGGGTATGGAAACCAGGCAAAACCTCAACCCCCACCAG GAGCTCAAAATCAAAGGGTATGGAAAACCCAGCAACCTCACCAAACCCCCACCACCAGGTGAGGTTTCCCAGTCCCAGTCCCTCACACCCCCAATCTGGAAACTCCCTCAAAACAGTCCACAAGTTCCGCCCAGTGGGTCCCAAGGAGTTCAcaaaattaagggaaatggaaCCAGCAAACCTCACCCCCCTACCAG GTGGGGTTTTCCAGGTTTCCAGTCCCCAGTTCCTCCCCACCCATCTGAACTCCCGCAAACAGTCAACAGTTCCCATTGTTTCCCAGGAGCTCAAAATAAGGGTATAGGGAAACCAGCAACTCCTCACCTCCCCCAACCAGGTGAGGTTTTCCAGTCCCTAGTCCCTTCCCAGCACCATATGAACCTCCCTAAACCCCAAACGTCACAGTTCCCATTGTACCCCATGGAGGTCAttcaaataagggttatggaacCAGCAACCTCACCCCCACCAGGTGAGGTTTCCAGTCCCAGTCCCTCCCACCATCTGAACTCCCTCAAACAGTCACAGTTCCCATTGTCCCCAGGAGCTCAAAATACAAGGGTAATGGAAACACCAGCAACCTCACCTCCACCAGGTGAGGTTTTCCCAGTTCCCAGTCCCCTCACCCACCATCTTGAACCTCCCTCAAACAGTCACAGTTCCCATTGTCCCCCAGGAGCTCAAAATAAGGGTATGGAACCAGCAACCTCACCCCCACCAAGGGTAGGAGGTTCCACCAGTCCAACGTCCCCGTCCCACCATATCCTGAACTCCCTTCAAACAGTCACAGTTTCCCATTGTTCCCCCAGTCCGCCCGAGGAGCTCAAATAA